In Saccharothrix syringae, the following are encoded in one genomic region:
- a CDS encoding serine/threonine-protein kinase, producing MTGSGGTVGGRYALVERIGSGAMGVVWRARDELLDREVAVKQLRLPDLGPDEGRVARARAMREARNAARLHHPGAIAVFDVVVEDDRPWLVMEYLPARSLAGLLAERGRLEPAEAAGIGAQVAAALAAAHAAGIVHRDVKPSNVLIGHDGTVKLTDFGISRAAGDGTLTDSGMITGTPAYLAPEVARGEQPDTASDVFSLGATLYAATEGRSPYGTSDNSFGLLYRAAAGRVEPPARAGELTGLLTRMLATDRDARPTADQAAALLADPADPRAEAPPAGSPARPRRRWLAPLVAAVVAVLGAGAVAAASLLLPLDGSSGGQASTVTTSPPPPVPTAEAGELVLRHYDLLPEDPRAAYDNLTASYRQSFEDYAAFWGQYDDVRASLAETWQDGTHTWVQVVVTFVRGGVESSGRYLLRVEPDQGRLRIAAAEERP from the coding sequence GTGACGGGGTCCGGGGGGACGGTGGGCGGTCGGTACGCGCTGGTCGAGCGGATCGGCAGCGGCGCCATGGGCGTCGTCTGGCGGGCCCGCGACGAGCTGCTGGACCGCGAGGTGGCCGTGAAGCAGCTGCGCCTGCCCGACCTCGGGCCCGACGAGGGCCGGGTCGCCAGGGCGCGGGCCATGCGCGAGGCGCGCAACGCCGCCCGGCTCCACCACCCCGGTGCGATCGCGGTCTTCGACGTGGTGGTCGAGGACGACCGGCCGTGGCTGGTCATGGAGTACCTGCCCGCGCGGAGCCTGGCCGGCCTGCTGGCCGAGCGGGGACGGCTCGAACCGGCCGAGGCGGCCGGGATCGGTGCCCAGGTCGCCGCCGCGCTCGCCGCGGCGCACGCGGCGGGCATCGTGCACCGCGACGTGAAACCGTCCAACGTGCTCATCGGCCACGACGGCACGGTGAAGCTCACCGACTTCGGCATCTCCCGGGCGGCGGGCGACGGCACCCTCACCGACAGCGGCATGATCACCGGCACCCCGGCGTACCTGGCACCCGAGGTCGCGCGCGGCGAGCAGCCGGACACCGCGTCGGACGTGTTCTCCCTCGGCGCGACCCTGTACGCGGCGACCGAGGGCCGGTCGCCGTACGGCACCTCGGACAACAGCTTCGGCCTGCTCTACCGGGCCGCCGCGGGCAGGGTCGAGCCGCCCGCGCGCGCCGGCGAGCTGACCGGCCTGCTCACCCGCATGCTCGCCACCGACCGCGACGCCCGCCCGACGGCCGACCAGGCCGCGGCGCTGCTGGCCGACCCGGCGGACCCTCGGGCGGAGGCACCCCCGGCCGGGTCCCCCGCCCGGCCGCGGCGCAGGTGGCTCGCACCGCTGGTCGCGGCGGTCGTGGCGGTGCTGGGCGCGGGTGCGGTCGCGGCGGCCTCGCTGCTGCTGCCGCTCGACGGGTCGTCCGGCGGGCAGGCGTCCACCGTGACCACCTCGCCCCCGCCGCCGGTGCCCACCGCCGAGGCGGGCGAACTCGTCCTCCGGCACTACGACCTGCTGCCGGAGGACCCCCGGGCCGCCTACGACAACCTCACCGCGTCCTACCGCCAGTCGTTCGAGGACTACGCCGCGTTCTGGGGGCAGTACGACGACGTGCGGGCGAGCCTGGCCGAGACGTGGCAGGACGGCACCCACACCTGGGTGCAGGTCGTGGTCACGTTCGTCCGCGGCGGGGTCGAGAGCAGCGGGAGGTACCTGCTGCGGGTCGAGCCCGACCAGGGGCGGCTGCGGATCGCGGCGGCCGAGGAGCGGCCCTAG
- a CDS encoding SsgA family sporulation/cell division regulator, giving the protein MSNESITTTTTFHLLVPGVAPAPVEAELHYEPEDPYAVAVLFHTGQGKVEWIFARDLLADGLLTPSGEGDILVRPAADDPERVLVELNAPTGFAILSAEAEDVAEFLDLTYDVVQPGEEDLWIDFDRELAKLVSTN; this is encoded by the coding sequence ATGAGCAACGAGAGCATCACCACGACGACGACGTTCCACCTCCTCGTCCCCGGGGTGGCTCCGGCACCGGTGGAGGCCGAGCTGCACTACGAACCGGAGGACCCGTACGCGGTAGCCGTGCTCTTCCACACGGGCCAGGGCAAGGTCGAGTGGATCTTCGCCCGCGACCTGCTGGCGGACGGGCTGCTCACGCCGTCCGGCGAGGGCGACATCCTGGTCCGGCCGGCGGCCGACGACCCGGAGCGGGTCCTGGTGGAGCTCAACGCGCCGACGGGCTTCGCCATCCTGTCCGCCGAGGCCGAGGACGTCGCCGAGTTCCTGGACCTGACCTACGACGTGGTCCAGCCCGGCGAGGAGGACCTGTGGATCGACTTCGACCGCGAGCTGGCCAAGCTGGTCTCGACCAACTGA